The nucleotide window TTGATATACTTAATGTTATTTTTTTTCAGCAAAAAGTATTTTTTGACGTATTATTTTAGTTCCATTTTCAACGGAAATAAAATATATTCCAGAAGCTAAATCACCTCTTTCTATTACTATAGAATTAGTGATGGTAGACTCTCGTAATACTCGTGCTCTGGAATCCTTTAGTTTAAAGGTATACTCATTATCATTACTATTTCCCAATAGATCCACTGTAAAGTAATCTCTCGCAGGATTTGGATAAATCAATACATCCATACTGCTAAACTCATCTAATCCAACCTTTGTGAAGTCTCTAGTCAC belongs to Flavobacteriales bacterium and includes:
- a CDS encoding T9SS type A sorting domain-containing protein, translated to VTRDFTKVGLDEFSSMDVLIYPNPARDYFTVDLLGNSNDNEYTFKLKDSRARVLRESTITNSIVIERGDLASGIYFISVENGTKIIRQKILFAEKK